TGGCTGGAGGAGGCCAGGGTTGAGGCGCTCTGTGCCATTGGCTTCCCTTATGAGCGCTTTGTCGAAGCTGGGCTGGAGATGCCTGTAGTGCGTCTCGACATCCGCTACAGAGAGGCCTTGCGACTCGGTGATGAGGTTCTGCTTGAGTCATGGCCCCTGCCGCGTCATGGCGTGCGCTGGCCCTGGACAACACGCGTCATGCGATCCGGCCTGTGCGTGGTTGAGGCGAGGGTTGACTTAGCACTTGTTCAAGTCCAAGGCGCGCGGAAGGTGCTGCGACACCCTCCTGCGGAAGTGGCGGAAGTGTTCGAGACATTGACAGGCGGCAAGAGAACGCATTGAAATTAGTACATGCGTACTGATTTCTAGTGTTGGATCGCTCTTGGTGGTGGGTTTGGTCGGGTTGTCCTGGAATCGGCTCCACGCGTATGCAACAGCTCGCAAGCTTGTCTTCCGAGATGGCTTGTGGATTGGGCGATCTCTGGGATTGGCCTCTCTCCAGGTTTCGTGATGTTCTTGGATGGCCCGAGTCACTGCTTGGCTCGCTGGCGCGGTACCGCCAAGCGTGTCGATCGCCAGGCAGTGCCGCGGTTCCAGGCCATGTTTTGCTGCCGATGGATGCCTGCTGGCCAGAGTCCCTAAGTGGTCTCGATCGCCCGCCTCTTTCATTGCAGTGGTGTGGTCGCCGAGATCTTTGGCCCCTGCTCTCCAGTCGTCAGGCCGTGGCTGTGATTGGTACCCGTCGACCCTCG
The sequence above is a segment of the Synechococcus sp. PROS-7-1 genome. Coding sequences within it:
- a CDS encoding thioesterase family protein, with product MVNESVTAIPFRLVKRVLPQHTDHGGVMWHGGYVAWLEEARVEALCAIGFPYERFVEAGLEMPVVRLDIRYREALRLGDEVLLESWPLPRHGVRWPWTTRVMRSGLCVVEARVDLALVQVQGARKVLRHPPAEVAEVFETLTGGKRTH